CGACCGCGCTGGGGCGTGTGGATCGTGCGGCCCGCGGCTGCGGGACGGCGGCTGCGGGACGGCGGCTGCGGGACGGCGGCTGCGGGACGGCGGCTGCGGGACGGCGGCTGCGGGACGGCGGCTGCGGGACGGCGGCTGCGGGACGGCGGCTGGCGGCTGGGGGCTGGCGTCTGCGAGCCGGGGGCTGGGAGCTTGAGGCGGCGGGAGCTGGGAGCGGCGGGAGCTGGGAGCGGCGGGTGGTGGGGGTGGAGGTGGGTTCGGGGTGGGCGGGGGGCGTGTTTGGGGGCCTTGGGCCGGGGCGCCTCCTTGTTCATTGCGGCAACGTGAGTGGTAAGTGGAAAGTGCCCGAGGAACGCACGATTCGCTATATCGGGTGGATTTTGGGGAGAGAAGGAACCTGCAACAAAGGGCGCGGTGGGAACTGCCGTGGAGGAGCCGGGGTGAGGGGTGGGGGTGTGCGGATGTGGGGGTTGGGAGGCGTCACCTAGGCTTCGGGCATGTCGCGTGCAGGTTTGGACAAGAACCCCCGCGAGGTCGCCGAGATGTTCGACGGCGTGGCCAAGGGCTACGACCGCACGAACTCCGTCATGACCCTGGGGTTCGACCGGCGCTGGCGGGAGTGGAGTCGGCGGGTTCTGGACGCTCGGGCCGGGGAGAAGGTGCTCGACCTCGCTGCCGGTACGGCCGTCTCCACCGTCGAGTACGCCGCGTCCGGCGCCTGGTGCGTGGCGGCTGACTTCTCGATCGGCATGTTGCTCGGCGGCAAGCACCGGGACGTGCCCAAGGTCGCCGCCGACGCGCTCAAGCTGCCCTTCGCCGACGACGTGTTCGACGCCGTCACCGTGTCCTTCGGCATCCGGAACTTCAACGACACCGAGGCCGCCCTCCGGGAAATGGCCCGGGTGGTGAAACCGGGTGGCCGGTTGGTGATCTGCGAGGTGTCCACGCCGACGTTCCGGCCGTTCCGGTTCGTCTACATGCGTTACCTGCTCAAGATCCTCCCGTTCATCGGCCGGTTCGTCTCCTCCAACCCCGACGCCTACCAGTACCTCGCCGAGTCCATGCGCACGTGGCCCGACCAGCGCAGCCTCGCCGAGATCATCGCGAAGGCCGGCTGGGAGGACGTCGCCTGGATGAACCTCACCTTCGGCATGGTCGCCCTGCACCGGGCCACGAAACCGCAGCGGGTGGACGGGTGAAGGTCGGGATCGTCGGCGCCGGGAACATCGGCGCCTCCATCTCCGCGAAGCTCGCCAAGGCCGGGCACGACGTCCTGATCGCCAACAGCCGGGGACCGGAGACCCTGCCGGACCTCGAAGGGGTGGCCAAGGGGACGGTGGACG
This DNA window, taken from Saccharothrix variisporea, encodes the following:
- a CDS encoding demethylmenaquinone methyltransferase, which encodes MSRAGLDKNPREVAEMFDGVAKGYDRTNSVMTLGFDRRWREWSRRVLDARAGEKVLDLAAGTAVSTVEYAASGAWCVAADFSIGMLLGGKHRDVPKVAADALKLPFADDVFDAVTVSFGIRNFNDTEAALREMARVVKPGGRLVICEVSTPTFRPFRFVYMRYLLKILPFIGRFVSSNPDAYQYLAESMRTWPDQRSLAEIIAKAGWEDVAWMNLTFGMVALHRATKPQRVDG